A genomic window from Melanotaenia boesemani isolate fMelBoe1 chromosome 15, fMelBoe1.pri, whole genome shotgun sequence includes:
- the htr3b gene encoding 5-hydroxytryptamine receptor 3B, which translates to MSPIWLILLLSAHLAECVPPKPKRSTLNQLTRTLLRNYDRGVRPVNNWTSSTTVYIDLILQSVLDVDGKTQSITTSIWYRQLWRDEFLVWDPEEFDGINEISLSSDAIWVPDVIVSEFVHEGKSPPIPYIYVNSSGSVKNYRPIQAMLACSLEMYAFPFDKQNCSLTFRSWLHSVKEIDLGLWRSAEAIAYDKREFMNDGEWELLSIPSQYWQIHQDNTDYAQIQFNLLIRRRPLQYVVGLLIPSIFLMLVDVVSFYLPLDSGTRIAFKISILLGYTVFRVNLMDELPVTAVKTPLIGVFFVVCMAMLMLSLIKSILVVKLLHHSDKEVKEMSLSACLLDRYGSAGLSFTESALTSLKTLDNISPTGDYELENSLDEDLLSQNEIQEHPSGLEWLLQELVSLRVAFSQEDDESSAQAEWLDLCLRLDRLLFHLYLFVLALYACTLLLLWASWSFA; encoded by the exons ATGTCTCCCATTTGGCTCATACTGCTCCTCTCAG CTCATCTGGCTGAATGTGTGCCACCAAAGCCAAAACGCTCCACTCTGAACCAGCTGACCAGGACCCTCCTGAGGAACTACGACCGTGGAGTTCGACCTGTTAACAACTGGACCAGTTCTACCACTGTCTACATAGACCTCATACTGCAGTCTGTGCTTGATGTG GATGGAAAAACTCAGAGCATTACAACAAGTATTTGGTACAGACAG CTCTGGAGAGATGAATTTCTTGTTTGGGACCCAGAAGAGTTTGATGGTATTAATGAGATTTCACTGTCATCTGATGCTATTTGGGTACCTGATGTCATCGTTAGTGAATT TGTGCATGAGGGCAAGTCCCCTCCAATCCCCTATATCTATGTCAACTCATCTGGCTCAGTGAAGAACTACCGGCCCATCCAGGCGATGCTAGCTTGCAGTCTGGAGATGTACGCTTTTCCATTCGACAAGCAGAACTGCAGCCTCACCTTCCGCAGCTGGCTTCACTCAG TGAAAGAAATAGACTTGGGTCTGTGGAGGAGTGCAGAAGCCATAGCTTATGATAAGAGGGAGTTCATGAATGATGGAGAATGGGAACTGCTGTCCATTCCTTCCCAGTACTGGCAGATTCACCAAGACAACACTGACTATGCTCAGATCCAGTTCAAT CTGCTGATCCGCCGGCGTCCTCTGCAGTATGTGGTGGGCCTCCTCATCCCTAGTATCTTCCTTATGTTGGTAGATGTGGTCAGCTTCTACCTGCCTTTGGACAGCGGCACACGCATAGCCTTTAAGATCAGCATATTGCTGGGCTACACAGTCTTCAGAGTCAACCTGATGGACGAGCTTCCTGTTACTGCTGTCAAAACTCCGCTCATCG GTGTGTTCTTTGTGGTGTGCATGGCCATGTTGATGCTCAGCCTCATCAAGTCCATCTTGGTGGTGAAGCTGCTCCACCACAGCGACAAAGAGGTGAAGGAAATGTCGTTGTCCGCCTGCCTGCTGGACAGATATGGCTCTGCTGGTCTCAGCTTCACAGAGAGCGCGCTGACCTCCCTAAAAACCCTCGACAACATCAGCCCGACTGGAG ATTACGAGCTTGAAAACTCACTTGATGAGGATCTGCTGTCCCAGAACGAGATCCAAGAACACCCCTCTGGACTGGAGTGGCTCCTCCAAGAACTGGTTTCCCTTCGGGTAGCTTTTTCCCAGGAGGATGACGAGTCCTCAGCTCAGGCCGAGTGGCTGGACCTCTGTTTGCGTCTGGACCGTCTTCTCTTTCACCTTTACCTGTTTGTTCTGGCCTTGTACGCTTgtactctgctgctgctgtgggcAAGCTGGAGCTTTGCTTGA